A genome region from Arachis duranensis cultivar V14167 chromosome 6, aradu.V14167.gnm2.J7QH, whole genome shotgun sequence includes the following:
- the LOC107495458 gene encoding uncharacterized protein LOC107495458, producing the protein MEFPSFSLQITPIEEEFDFGDCFSIIFNCTKKLIQIIESSNPGAEVQSCCTTSTAREAILVPSEILCSGTPLTHLSREDTILLQQICSSLSVSPHLLDQILSNIVQTARSCDSNTREIVVNLHVTSYNVVQDSDAECAICLEKFEHGNEDSSVEIVRTNCKHVFHDRCLLRWLRRCANCESPYSCPLCRRIIFQR; encoded by the coding sequence ATGGAATTCCCCTCTTTTTCTTTGCAAATCACTCCCATTGAAGAAGAGTTTGATTTCGGTGATTGCTTCTCGATCATCTTCAATTGCACCAAAAAATTGATCCAAATTATTGAAAGCTCAAATCCAGGTGCCGAGGTTCAGTCTTGTTGTACTACAAGTACAGCCAGGGAAGCAATATTGGTTCCTTCAGAGATCCTATGTAGTGGTACTCCACTCACACACCTCAGCAGAGAAGACACAATCTTGTTACAACAAATCTGTTCTTCACTAAGTGTGTCCCCTCACCTATTAGACCAAATTTTATCTAACATAGTCCAAACTGCAAGAAGCTGTGACTCCAACACGCGGGAGATTGTTGTCAACCTTCATGTTACCTCCTACAATGTTGTTCAAGATTCTGATGCTGAATGCGCCATTTGTTTGGAGAAGTTTGAACATGGTAATGAAGATTCAAGCGTAGAAATTGTTCGTACGAATTGCAAGCATGTTTTTCATGATCGCTGCTTGCTCCGCTGGCTCCGACGCTGTGCCAACTGTGAGTCGCCATATTCTTGCCCATTGTGCCGCAGAATCATATTTCAAAGATGA
- the LOC107495457 gene encoding putative wall-associated receptor kinase-like 16: MEPVVMVLMVLLVILTVTAAMDDNQTQVLEGCQSSCGDIQIPYPFGVGKSSKTGKNCYLSERFNLVCTNSTLHRDRDSIPIIAINITKGQVDMMILISKSCYDKDSGPTITAGTESWLRTTYYTISSTDNKFISVGCDTYGYLNSFFDGATYSTGCLTRCYRESTIIVDGKCAGIGCCQVDIPAGMRNNTVQAFSFENFNRSLGFNNCSYSFVAKNGNYTFSKDHLENLPYERMAVVFDWSVGNETCEESLKSGSNVCKGNSNCEESEAGNGYLCKCKEGYQGNPYHPIGCIDIDECKTGNHKCISESNCINTNGSYTCFCPKGQTGNGTKEQGGCQQQNLLPKVLIGASGGTIAVVVATSLFILTHQKRKHIKLKQQYFKQNGGLMLLQQLSTREESSQITQIFTSEELKKATNNYDENLILGRGGYGTVFKGFLDDNRIVAIKKSKIVDQSQTEQFINEVIVLSQINHRNIVKLLGCCLEEEVPLLVYEFVNNGTLFDFIRNQIQNNVNNLLTWNTCLRIAAEAASALSYLHSAASIPIIHRDVKSANILLDDNYTAKVSDFGASRLVPLDQEALATMVQGTIGYLDPEYMQTSQLTEKSDVYSFGVVLVELLTSEKPLSFDRTEEKRSLALYFLSCLKEDRLFEVVRVELLSEENKQEIEQVAFLAAKCLRLNGDERPSMKEVAMKLEGLQLMQKQPWINGNKNLEETCYLLPGSSSKTCEFGDSSCHKNAGYDSIRDQVLISFDDGR; encoded by the exons ATGGAACCAGTGGTGATGGTGTTAATGGTACTATTAGTCATCCTGACGGTTACGGCCGCCATGGATGACAATCAAACCCAAGTCCTAGAAGGCTGCCAAAGTTCTTGTGGAGACATTCAAATTCCATATCCATTTGGGGTTGGAAAATCATCAAAAACCGGTAAGAATTGTTATTTATCGGAGCGATTTAACCTAGTTTGCACAAACTCAACCTTACATAGAGATAGAGATTCAATCCCAATCATAGCCATAAACATCACCAAAGGTCAAGTTGACATGATGATTTTGATCTCAAAAAGTTGTTATGACAAAGATTCTGGTCCCACCATAACCGCTGGGACCGAATCATGGCTAAGAACCACTTATTACACAATTTCTAGCACGGACAACAAGTTCATAAGTGTTGGTTGTGACACTTATGGCTACCTAAATAGTTTCTTCGATGGTGCAACATATTCAACCGGTTGTTTAACGAGATGCTATCGAGAATCGACGATTATTGTCGACGGAAAATGCGCCGGGATTGGGTGTTGTCAAGTGGATATTCCGGCCGGAATGAGGAACAACACGGTTCAAGCATTTAGCTTTGAGAATTTCAATAGATCCTTGGGGTTCAATAATTGTAGCTATTCTTTTGTTGCCAAAAATGGGAATTATACATTTTCTAAGGACCATTTGGAAAATTTACCTTATGAGAGGATGGCTGTGGTTTTTGATTGGAGTGTTGGAAATGAGACATGTGAAGAGTCTTTGAAAAGTGGTAGCAATGTTTGTAAGGGTAATTCCAATTGTGAGGAATCAGAGGCTGGAAATGGTTATCTATGCAAATGCAAGGAAGGTTATCAAGGAAATCCATATCATCCCATTGGTTGCATAG ACATTGACGAATGTAAGACAGGAAATCACAAATGCATAAGTGAAAGTAATTGTATAAATACAAATGGGTCTTACACATGTTTTTGTCCTAAGGGTCAAACTGGAAATGGCACAAAGGAACAAGGGGGATGTCAACAGCAAAATTTACTTCCCAAGGTTCTCATTG GTGCAAGTGGAGGAACCATTGCTGTTGTTGTGGCAACTTCATTGTTTATTTTGACACATCAAAAAAGAAAGCACATCAAACTCAAACAACAATACTTTAAGCAAAATGGTGGCTTAATGTTGTTACAACAACTCTCTACAAGAGAAGAATCCTCACAAATTACTCAGATTTTCACATCAGAGGAACTAAAGAAGGCTACCAACAATTATGATGAGAACTTAATACTTGGAAGAGGAGGTTACGGTACAGTTTTCAAAGGTTTTCTTGACGATAATAGAATTGTGGCAATCAAGAAGTCTAAAATAGTTGatcagagccaaacagagcagTTCATCAATGAGGTGATTGTTCTATCTCAAATCAATCATAGAAACATAGTGAAACTGTTAGGTTGCTGCTTAGAAGAAGAGGTTCCTTTACTAGTTTATGAGTTTGTTAACAATGGTACCCTCTTTGATTTTATCcgcaatcaaattcaaaacaatgTGAATAATTTGTTAACTTGGAACACATGTCTAAGGATAGCAGCAGAGGCTGCTAGTGCTCTATCTTATCTACACTCAGCAGCATCTATACCCATTATCCATAGAGATGTGAAGAGTGCAAATATTCTCTTAGATGACAATTACACTGCAAAAGTTTCCGATTTCGGAGCTTCCAGATTGGTTCCACTAGATCAAGAAGCCTTGGCCACCATGGTGCAAGGAACTATTGGATACTTGGATCCAGAATACATGCAAACGAGTCAACTAACTGAGAAAAGTGATGTGTATAGTTTTGGAGTCGTACTTGTAGAACTTCTAACAAGTGAAAAACCTCTTTCTTTTGATAGGACGGAAGAAAAGAGAAGCCTTGCTCTTTACTTTCTGTCCTGTCTAAAAGAGGATCGCTTGTTTGAAGTCGTTCGAGTCGAACTTTTGAGTGAAGAAAACAAGCAAGAGATTGAACAGGTTGCTTTTCTTGCGGCAAAATGTTTGAGACTTAATGGGGATGAGAGACCAAGTATGAAGGAAGTGGCAATGAAATTGGAGGGATTACAGTTAATGCAAAAACAGCCTTGGATCAATGGGAACAAAAATTTGGAAGAGACTTGTTACTTGCTTCCCGGTTCATCATCCAAAAcatgtgaatttggtgatagtAGTTGCCATAAAAATGCTGGGTATGATAGCATCAGAGATCAAGTACTAATTTCTTTTGATGATGGAAGATGA
- the LOC107495553 gene encoding glycine dehydrogenase (decarboxylating), mitochondrial codes for MERARRLANRAILKRLLSQTKQHRRHEPLSNSSSSSPVLYSPSRCVSTVTPSVLRNRASFHHFSQQQTRRISVTALQPSDTFPRRHNSATKEEQSKMAQSCGFDSLDSLIDATVPKSIRLNDFAFSKFDAGLTEGQMIEHMKDLASKNKVFKSFIGMGYYNTHVPPVILRNIMENPAWYTQYTPYQAEISQGRLESLLNFQTMITDLTGLPMSNASLLDEGTAAAEAMSMCNNIQKGKKKTFVIASNCHPQTIDICKTRAAGFDLEVATVDLKDIDYSKGDVCGVLVQYPGTEGEILDYGEFIKKAHAHGVKVVMASDLLALTVLKPPGELGADIVVGSAQRFGVPMGYGGPHAAFLATSQEYKRMMPGRIIGVSVDSSGKSALRMAMQTREQHIRRDKATSNICTAQALLANMAAMFAVYHGPEGLKTIAQRVHGLAGVFALGLKKLGVEVQDLPFFDTVKVKVPNAHAIADAAVESEINLRVVDGKTITVAFDETTSLEDVDTLFKVFAGGKPVSFTAASLAPEVESAIPSGLTRDSPYLTHPIFNTYHTEHELLRYIHRLQSKDLSLCHSMIPLGSCTMKLNATTEMMPVTWPSFTDIHPFAPTEQAQGYQEMFDNLGDLLCTITGFDSFSLQPNAGAAGEYAGLMVIRAYHLARGDHHRNVCIIPVSAHGTNPASAAMCGMKIVSVGTDAKGNINIAELRKAAETYKDNLSALMVTYPSTHGVYEEGIDEICKIIHDNGGQVYMDGANMNAQVGLTSPGWIGADVCHLNLHKTFCIPHGGGGPGMGPIGVKKHLAPFLPSHPVVPTGGIPAPENSQPLGTISAAPWGSALILPISYTYIAMMGSKGLTDASKIAILNANYMAKRLENHYPVLFRGVNGTVAHEFIIDLRGFKNTAGIEPEDVAKRLMDYGFHGPTMSWPVPGTLMIEPTESESKAELDRFCDALISIREEIAEIEKGKADINNNVLKGAPHPPSLLMGDAWTKPYSREYAAFPAPWLRVAKFWPTTGRVDNVYGDRNLICTLLPAAQVAEEQAAATA; via the exons ATGGAACGTGCAAGGAGGCTCGCAAACCGCGCCATTCTGAAGCGCCTCCTCTCTCAAACAAAACAGCACCGTCGCCACGAGCCTCTCtccaactcttcctcttcctccccCGTTCTCTACTCTCCCTCCAGATGCGTCTCCACCGTAACTCCCTCTGTTCTCCGCAACAGAGCATCGTTCCATCATTTCTCTCAACAACAAACTCGCCGAATTTCCGTTACTGCCCTCCAGCCCAGCGACACCTTCCCACGCCGCCACAACTCCGCTACCAAAGAAGAACAGAGCAAGATGGCTCAGTCTTGCGGCTTCGACTCTCTTGATTCCCTCATCGACGCCACCGTTCCCAAATCCATTCGCCTCAACGACTTCGCCTTCTCTAAGTTCGATGCAGGATTGACGGAGGGCCAGATGATTGAACACATGAAGGATTTGGCGTCGAAGAACAAAGTTTTCAAGTCTTTTATTGGAATGGGATATTACAACACTCATGTGCCACCTGTCATCTTGAGGAACATCATGGAGAACCCTGCTTGGTACACGCAGTACACTCCTTACCAGGCTGAGATTTCGCAGGGCCGTCTCGAGTCATTGCTTAATTTCCAGACCATGATCACTGATCTCACTGGCTTGCCTATGTCCAATGCTTCATTGCTTGATGAAG gAACTGCTGCTGCTGAAGCAATGTCTATGTGTAACAACAtccagaaagggaagaagaagactTTTGTTATTGCAAGTAACTGTCATCCTCAAACAATTGATATATGCAAGACAAGGGCTGCTGGTTTTGATCTTGAGGTTGCCACTGTGGATCTTAAGGATATTGATTACTCAAAAGGTGATGTTTGTGGTGTGCTTGTTCAGTACCCCGGGACTGAGGGTGAGATTCTGGACTATGGGGAGTTTATTAAGAAGGCACATGCTCATGGGGTTAAGGTTGTTATGGCCAGTGATCTCTTGGCACTGACTGTGTTGAAGCCTCCTGGTGAGTTGGGGGCAGATATTGTTGTTGGCTCGGCTCAGAGGTTTGGTGTTCCAATGGGCTATGGAGGGCCCCATGCCGCTTTCTTGGCAACATCACAAGAGTATAAGAGGATGATGCCTGGGAGGATTATTGGTGTCAGTGTTGATTCTTCTGGAAAGTCGGCTTTGAGAATGGCGATGCAAACAAGGGAACAGCATATTCGGAGGGACAAGGCTACTAGCAACATTTGCACTGCTCAG GCACTGCTTGCAAATATGGCTGCTATGTTTGCTGTATATCATGGACCTGAAGGACTTAAGACCATTGCTCAACGCGTTCATGGTCTTGCTGGCGTGTTTGCCCTGGGATTGAAGAAACTTGGAGTAGAAGTTCAGGATCTTCCCTTCTTTGACACTGTGAAGGTTAAGGTTCCCAATGCCCACGCAATCGCTGATGCTGCTGTGGAAAGTGAAATAAACTTGCGAGTTGTAGATGGAAAAACT ATAACCGTTGCTTTTGATGAAACAACCTCATTGGAGGATGTTGATACACTTTTCAAAGTCTTTGCTGGTGGCAAGCCA GTTTCCTTCACAGCTGCTTCTCTTGCGCCAGAAGTCGAGTCTGCGATTCCTTCTGGATTAACTAGGGACAGCCCTTATCTGACACACCCTATCTTCAACAC GTACCACACTGAGCATGAGTTACTCAGGTACATTCATAGGTTACAATCCAAGGATCTCTCATTATGCCACAGCATGATTCCACTTGGATCTTGTACTATGAAGTTGAATGCAACCACTGAGATGATGCCAGTAACCTGGCCCAGCTTCACTGATATTCACCCTTTTGCACCAACTGAGCAGGCTCAAGGTTATCAG GAAATGTTTGACAATTTGGGTGACTTGCTGTGTACCATCACCGGGTTTGACTCCTTCTCTTTGCAACCAAATGCTGGAGCTGCAGGAGAATATGCTGGGCTGATGGTTATTCGAGCATATCATTTG GCAAGAGGAGACCACCACCGCAATGTTTGCATTATACCTGTCTCGGCACATGGTACAAATCCTGCCAGTGCTGCCATGTGTGGCATGAAAATTGTATCTGTGGGAACCGATGCCAAGGGTAACATTAACATTGCAGAATTGAGGAAGGCCGCTGAAACTTACAAGGACAACTTATCAGCTCTTATG GTAACATATCCCTCAACCCATGGTGTTTATGAAGAGGGTATAGATGAGATTTGCAAGATTATTCATGATAATGGAGGCCAAGTATACATGGATGGTGCCAACATGAATGCACAG GTGGGTCTTACAAGCCCTGGTTGGATTGGAGCAGATGTTTGCCATCTCAATCTCCATAAGACATTTTGCATCCCTCATGGAGGAGGTGGCCCTGGTATGGGTCCAATTGGTGTAAAGAAACACTTGGCACCATTTTTACCTTCACACCCTGTG GTACCCACTGGTGGAATTCCCGCCCCGGAGAACTCTCAACCTCTTGGTACCATCTCTGCTGCACCTTGGGGCTCAGCACTCATATTGCCAATCTCCTACACTTACATTGCCATGATGGGTTCGAAAGGACTCACCGATGCATCAAAGATAGCCATTTTGAATGCGAACTACATGGCGAAACGATTGGAG AATCATTACCCTGTTCTTTTCCGTGGAGTCAATGGAACTGTTGCTCATGAATTCATCATTGACTTAAGAGGCTTTAAG AACACTGCTGGAATAGAGCCTGAAGACGTTGCAAAGCGCCTCATGGACTATGGCTTCCATGGACCAACAATGTCATGGCCTGTACCTGGCACACTCATGATTGAACCCACTGAAAGTGAAAGCAAG GCTGAGTTAGACAGGTTCTGTGATGCTCTTATTTCCATCAGAGAAGAAATTGCCGAGATAGAGAAAGGAAAAGCTGACATTAACAACAATGTGCTCAAG GGAGCTCCTCATCCACCATCATTGCTCATGGGAGATGCATGGACCAAACCATACTCCAGGGAATATGCAGCCTTCCCAGCTCCCTGGCTCCGCGTCGCAAAGTTCTGGCCTACAACAG GGCGTGTTGATAATGTGTATGGCGACCGCAACCTCATCTGCACCCTTCTGCCGGCAGCACAGGTCGCCGAAGAACAAGCTGCTGCAACCGCATAG